In Fulvia fulva chromosome 8, complete sequence, the DNA window AGAGTGGAAGGAGTGCGTGGAAAGTGCAGATAAGGGTGTCGACTGCCTTGAGCGACTGTGGCCATTACCCATCACGAAGAAGCCTAAGGCGAAGAAAGAGAATACAGATGGCAAAGCCATCGAAGAGCCCGACCCAGCAGACGGCGTGGAAGAAGTCGACGACGATCTCGAAGAACGGATCGAGAACCTCAAGAAATCACGACGAACACTGGACGCAGTACGGAAACTACAAATCAAGCTCCTTATGCGAAGAGCAAAGGCGAAGACGGAGCTCGGCGGATGGGCGAGTATGCAAGGTGCTGAAGAAGACTACCATACGCTCTTAAGTCCTACGATGCTGCCTTGCTTGAGTGCTACCGACAAGAGGCAGGTCACAGATGCTGCGCGGAGGCTGGGACCGAAGCTCAATGAGGCGAAAGATCGGGAGATGGCGGAGATGATGGGCAAGTTGAAGGGGTTGGGGAATAGTATACTCAAGCCGTTTGGATTGAGTACGGAGAATTTTCAGTTTGTGAAGGATGAGAAGAGTGGTGGGTATAGTATGAACTT includes these proteins:
- a CDS encoding Tetratricopeptide repeat protein 1, with amino-acid sequence MPPNPTFHNRVDDHDSDSDESFHSFHEDDEPRPTTATPSASRNPAPSETNANPAEPVIERFDPEEEATLLAESNSIKGDANQLFGKGSFENAIQTYDRALASCPNYLDYELAVLRSNIAACHLKLEEWKECVESADKGVDCLERLWPLPITKKPKAKKENTDGKAIEEPDPADGVEEVDDDLEERIENLKKSRRTLDAVRKLQIKLLMRRAKAKTELGGWASMQGAEEDYHTLLSPTMLPCLSATDKRQVTDAARRLGPKLNEAKDREMAEMMGKLKGLGNSILKPFGLSTENFQFVKDEKSGGYSMNFNQGAGKG